The Glycine soja cultivar W05 chromosome 6, ASM419377v2, whole genome shotgun sequence genome has a window encoding:
- the LOC114415551 gene encoding pentatricopeptide repeat-containing protein At3g49240, mitochondrial-like: MALSKATFLTHLRALSNPRRRHPSSVSLRLISFSSPEEAAAERRRRKRQLRMEPPLSALNRTQTAPKPQSSPYYLNPNNPKLPEHVSSLTGNRLNLHNRILTLIRENDLDEAALYTRHSIYSNCRPTIFTINAVLAALLRQSRYSDFLSLHRFITQAGVVPNIITHNLVFQTYLDCRKPDTALEHYKQFLNDAPMNPSPTTYRVLIKGLIDNNKLERALEIKTEMDSRGFSPDPLVYHYLMLGHTRVSDGDGVLRLYEELRERLGGVVEDGVVFGCLMKGYFLKGMEKEAMECYEEVLGKKKMSAVGYNSVLDALSKNGRLDEALRLFDRMMKEYEPPKRLSVNLGSFNVIVDGYCGEGRFEEAMEVFRKIGEYRGCSPDTLSFNNLIERLCDNGRIVEAEEVYGEMEGKGVSPDEFTYGLLMDACFRENRADDSAAYFRKMVDSGLRPNLAVYNRLVDGLVKVGKIDEAKGFFELMVKKLKMDVASYQFMMKVLSDEGRLDEMLQIVDTLLDDNGVDFDEEFQEFVKGELRKEGREEELTKLIEEKERLKAEAKAKDIEAAEAAKRSARAAVASLLPSKLFGNKETDSESKTEGEIQALGEESANATASEAELAEKTTETEGDRASEQLTG, from the coding sequence ATGGCTCTCTCCAAAGCCACCTTCTTGACACACCTCAGAGCCCTCTCCAACCCTCGCCGCCGCCATCCTTCCTCCGTCTCCCTCCGCCTCATTTCATTCTCCTCCCCGGAGGAGGCCGCCGCGGAGCGCCGCCGCCGCAAGCGCCAGCTCCGCATGGAACCTCCCCTCTCCGCCCTAAACCGTACCCAAACCGCGCCGAAGCCCCAATCCTCACCCTACTACCTAAACCCTAACAACCCTAAACTCCCGGAACACGTGTCCTCCCTCACCGGCAACCGGCTGAACCTGCACAACCGAATCCTAACCCTAATCCGCGAAAACGACCTCGACGAGGCGGCGCTGTACACGCGCCACTCGATCTACTCCAACTGCCGCCCCACCATCTTCACGATCAACGCCGTCCTCGCCGCCCTCCTCCGCCAGTCCCGCTACTCCGACTTCCTCTCCCTCCATCGCTTCATCACGCAGGCCGGCGTGGTCCCCAACATCATCACACACAACCTCGTATTCCAGACCTACCTCGATTGCCGCAAACCCGACACGGCCCTCGAACACTACAAACAGTTCCTCAACGACGCTCCCATGAACCCTTCCCCCACCACCTACCGTGTCCTCATCAAAGGGTTAATCGATAACAACAAACTCGAACGTGCATTGGAAATTAAAACAGAAATGGATTCCAGAGGGTTTTCCCCTGATCCTCTTGTTTACCATTACTTGATGTTGGGGCACACTAGGGTTTCCGATGGGGATGGCGTTTTGAGGCTTTATGAGGAGCTGAGAGAGAGGTTGGGTGGGGTTGTGGAAGATGGGGTTGTGTTTGGGTGTTTGATGAAGGGGTATTTTCTTAAGGGGATGGAGAAGGAGGCTATGGAGTGTTACGAGGAGGTGTtggggaagaagaagatgagtgcTGTTGGGTATAATTCGGTGCTCGATGCGCTTTCTAAGAATGGGAGGCTTGACGAGGCGTTGAGGCTTTTCGATAGGATGATGAAGGAGTACGAGCCTCCAAAGAGGTTGAGTGTGAATTTGGGGAGCTTTAATGTGATTGTGGATGGGTATTGTGGGGAAGGGAGGTTTGAGGAGGCTATGGAGGTTTTTAGGAAAATTGGGGAGTATCGAGGTTGTAGCCCCGATACGTTGTCGTTTAATAACTTGATTGAGAGGTTGTGTGACAATGGGAGGATTGTGGAGGCTGAGGAGGTTTATGGAGAGATGGAGGGGAAAGGGGTGAGTCCTGATGAGTTTACTTATGGGTTGTTGATGGATGCTTGTTTTAGAGAGAATAGAGCTGATGACTCGGCTGCATATTTTAGGAAAATGGTGGACTCTGGGTTGAGGCCTAACTTGGCTGTTTACAATAGGTTGGTTGATGGGTTGGTTAAGGTTGGGAAGATTGATGAGGCCAAGGGTTTCTTTGAGTTGATGGTGAAGAAGCTCAAGATGGATGTTGCTAGCTACCAGTTTATGATGAAGGTGCTGAGTGATGAGGGGCGATTGGATGAGATGCTTCAGATTGTTGATACGTTGTTGGATGACAATGGGGTTGATTTTGATGAGGAGTTCCAGGAGTTTGTTAAGGGGGAGTTGAGGAAAGAAGGGAGAGAAGAGGAGTTGACCAAACTGATAGAGGAGAAAGAAAGGCTAAAAGCTGAAGCTAAGGCGAAGGATATCGAGGCAGCTGAAGCTGCCAAAAGAAGTGCAAGAGCAGCAGTAGCTTCTTTGCTTCCATCCAAGTTGTTTGGGAACAAGGAAACGGATTCCGAATCTAAAACAGAGGGTGAAATTCAAGCTCTCGGTGAAGAAAGCGCTAATGCCACTGCTTCTGAGGCAGAGTTGGCAGAGAAAACGACTGAAACTGAGGGTGATAGAGCAAGTGAACAGTTAACAGGTTGA